The sequence TTCCCGTTGGCCCCAACATTTTGTGTCCCGTAAAAACATAAAAATCTGCACCCAATTTTGGAATGTCGACTTTCATATGTGGAACCGCTTGCGCTCCATCAATCAAGACCTTCGCCCTCGGAGCTCCCCGATGAACAATTAACGATAAACGATGAACATCATTGATTGTTCCAAGAACATTAGATACATGGAAAAATGTGACCAGTTTTGTCTTTTTTGTCAGTGCTCCTTTAAAAGCAACTAAATCAACTTCCCCATTTTCATCTACGGGTACTATTTTCAAAACCGCCCCATTTTCTATCGCCAACTGCTGCCAAACAACAAAATTAGAATGATGTTCCGCAACCGTTAAAACTATCTCGTCATCTTTTTCGATATTCAGTCTTCCCCAACTGTAAGCAACCAAATTAATCGCTTCCGTCGCGTTCCTAACAAAAATAATCTCTGCAACGTCTTTTACGCCCACAAATTCCGCGACTCTTTTTCTTGCAAGTTCGTATTCTTCGGTCGCTTCCACGGAAAGAGTATGAATTCCTCGATGAACGTTTGCATTATGGCTCGTGTAGTAATGCTGAATCATTTCAAGCACTTGTTTTGGCTTCTGGCTTGTCGCGGCACTATCCAGATAAACCAGCCTTTTGCCATTAACCTTACGCTCCAGAATTGGAAAATCTTTTAAAATTTGTTGGGAATTCATTTTAGGGTGACTTCTACCTTAAGTTTCGACATATACATCATCGTTTTCCACAAATACCTTGTACGTTTTCAGATCCTCAAATGCTGGAGGCAGTAAAACTTTTCCTGTTCTAATATCAAACCTCGAACCATGACAATCGCATTCCGTCTCATAATCGGACAATTTGCCGCCTTCGTAACTCAAATTACACTCTTCGTGAGTACAAATATCGCTTGTCGCGTACCACTCATCGCTAGCTGTATGGTACAAAGCGACCAAATCATCACCAATTTTGACCTGCTTCACTTTCCCTTTTTCTACTTCCGAAATTGTCGCAACTTTAACTTTTGACAATGAGGTCACCTCCATTGTCACCCGCCAAAGATCGCTCTTTGGCACGTTTTCGAACAGAATCTGAAGTGCCAAAGTAAGATCGGGCGGGTTTCCCTAACTTTTCCTGAATTGGATTTATAAATCCCTGAATCAGCATCTTTTCGGCTTGAGATCTACTTAGTCCTCGGCTCATTAAATAAAAAATCATCTGTTCGTCCACTTTACCTACAGTCGCGGCATGCCCTGCTTTAACGTCCTGCTCCAGAATCTCAAGGGCTGGTGTGTCATCCCCCATTTTCGCGTCATCAAACAAAAGCGCGTCACTCCTCAAGTACGCGTCCGACCCCTTCGCCCCGTTTTCTATCCTGACCATTCCCCGGAAAGCAAAAGTCGATCTGTTTTTTAAAACCGCCCGCACATTTACGTTCGATTTTGTATTTGGCGCAGCATGAACTATGTTCGCATCGAGTGATCTTTCATCCGTTCCTGTGCCCAAAACTAGCCCTACAACCTCCACTTCCGCATTTTCTCCCGCCAAAATAACATCCAAAGTTTTATCTACAGATAAGTCGAGAGCAATCAACTTTTTCTGATTTTCTCCAACCTTAATTAACTTCATGCCGCCTCTTTTCTCAAATCCTCAAATGCTTCTCTCAACTCAACGTTATCCATTCCTCCCTGGTCAAAATAAGACTGGTTCAATTCCGAGAAACCCCTAGCAGCGTCTTCTACAAAATCGTGAAATTCTCTTCCGGCTTCTATCTCTTTAATTGCAATTCCGAACATAAATTGTCCAATTGAATCGATCTGGCCAAAGTTTAGCTTCACCTTCCCCGCAGTGTATCCTTCTCCTTTAGGCTTAGAAAAAAATTGAAACTTTCTATGTATATCCTCGAAGTTCCTTGTCCCAGGTCTGTACATAGCTAAAGCAACGTTCGTACCTATAAAACTCATTGATTCCGCCGATAGGAAAACGTCTTGGAAACCTCGCCTCGCTAGAATCATTTCGGCCTCACCCAGAACAACCCCAGCATCCATATCCGGCGTCATCCAACACTCCCCTCCATATTTAGTTGAATTAGCCGATTTAACTCCACGGCATACTCCAAGGGAATCTCTTTGACGATTGGTTCGATGAACCCATTTACGATTAAAGAAGTAGCTTCAACTTCCGTCAAACCTCTGCTCATCAAATAGAAAAGCTGCTCAGCACCAACTCTACTGACGCTAGCTTCGTGTCCAATCGTCACGTCATCTTCATCTACTTGCATCGTCGGGTATGTATCACTTCGAGACGCGGGGGCGATCAAAAGCGCATCGCAACGAACATTACATTTAACTCCCTTCGCGTTTTTAATTACTTTAACCAAACCCCGATAACTCGTCCTTCCACTTCCAACGCTTACAGATTTAGAATTTATTTCCCCTGTCGTTTCCGGCGCCAAAAACATCAGCTTTCCTCCTGCATCCTGGTGTTGTCCGCTGTTTGCCAAAGCCAAAGATAATACTTCTCCCCGCGCCTTTCTTCCAACCAAATAGCAACTTGGATATTTCATCGTGATCTTACTCCCCAAGTTACCGTCCACCCATTCCATTGTTCCTTCTTCTTCGACAAAAGCCCTCTTTGTAACCAAGTTGTAAACGTTATTCGACCAGTTTTGGATGGTTGTATAGCGGCACCTTGCACCCTTTTTTACAAAGATCTCGACGACCGCGGCATGGAGGGAATCTGTCGAGTAAACGGGTGCCGTACAACCTTCAACGTAGTGAACATACGCGCCTTCATCTACAATAATCAGCGTTCTTTCAAACTGCCCCATATTTGCAGCATTGATCCTAAAATAAGCCTGAAGCGGAATATCTACGCTAACCCCCGGCGGTACATATATAAAGGAACCTCCGGACCAAACAGCGCTATTTAATGCAGCAAATTTGTTGTCCGCGGGTGGAATACTTCTGCCGAAATATTGTTTAACCAGATCACCGTATTCCCGAAGACCTGTATCCATGTCCGTAAAAATAACGCCCATGTCTTCCCACTTTTTCTGAAACGAATGATAAACGGATTCGCTTTCATACTGAGCGGTAACTCCACCCAAAAAGTTCTTTTCCGCCTCCGGAATTCCAATCGCCTTATACGTGTCGAGGATTTCTTTAGGCAAGTCTTCCCACGTCTTTCCCTGATTTTGCATAGGCTTTATGTAGTAATAAATATCGTCGAAGTTAATCGTCGAAAGGTTCGCTCCCCAATTTGGCATTCTTTTACTCGTAAAAATATCCAGAGCCCTCAGTCGAAACTCCCTCATCCATTGCGGCTCGTTCTTCATTCCGCTAATTTGCTCCACAACTCCACGGTCCAAGCCCTTCTTGCTCTTAAAAACATAGTTCTCCGGTTTGGAGAACCCGTAACGATAATCAGAAACCGGTAAAACTACATTGCTCGCCATTATTGTTCTCCTTTCTTTGTCATTCTGGAGCGAAGCGATAGAATCTCTTCTTTAGATCCTATCGTGGCCGTTGCCACTCCAGGATGACGATCTGCTTGGAACTTTTGATAACCATCCTCTTCAATTTCTTGCGCCAATTTCTGCTTTCCGGATTTAATAATCTTCCCGTCGACCATCACATGCACAAAATCCGCCTTTAAATATTTAAGAATCCGAGCGTAATGAGTAATCAACACAACAGAAGATTTTGGATTTTCGCGTCGAAACTTTTTAATTGCCTCAGCTACCAATCTCAAAGCATCAATATCCAAACCGCTGTCAATTTCGTCCAAAATAACAAGTTTTGGCTTCAAAGCCATCATCTGCAAAATCTCATTCCTCTTTTTCTCTCCCCCGCTAAACCCCTCATTCAAACTCCGTCTCAAGAAATCATCTGAAAACTTTAAAGAAGAAGCGTATTCAAGGAGCTCTTGCCTAAACTCAGCTAACTTGGACAAACCCTTGTCATCCTGAACGGAGTGAAGGATCTTGCCTTTTCCATTTCTGAGATTCTTCGCTTCGCTCAGAATGACACCCTGCCGAGCTTTTCTGAGAAAGCTAAAAACTGATACTCCCGGAACTTCAACAGGGTGCTGAAACCCCAAAAACACGCCTAATTTTGCCCTCTTGTCGGGTGTTAGCTTGTTAACCCTCTTTCCGTTAACGCTGATGGTTCCCCCATTAACTACATAAGAAGGGTGCCCTGCTATAACTTGAGACAAAGTCGATTTTCCACTTCCGTTTGGTCCCATAATCACGTGTAGCTGGCCGCTACCAACCGAAAGGTCAACACCCTTTAAGATCTCTTTATCTACAATCGAAGCTTTCAAATTCTTAACCTTAAGCATTGCCGGCAGCCTTTCCTGTTAATCTTTGGAGTAACCCAATAAGATCATTTGCGCTTATTCCCTGATCTTCAAAATCCTCTCGCCCATTAAAAACTGTGGCCAGTACTCTTAGAGCTTCCAGTAATTGTTCAGGTCCATCGATTGGAAAACCTAAAGTGTACTCGTCAAACTCGCCTTCTAAGCCATCATCTTCTCTTTTCTCTACTAAAAATCTTTGGGGAAGCGTACCCTCTTCATAATCATGACCGACCCAAACGGATGGAAGAAAAGGCTTAAGACCTCTTTCTTCGGCTTTTTGCTGAACAGATTTCCAAAACGCCAGTTGCGCTTCCCTTTGGCGAGCCGATTGAAGATCAGTAAAATGTATCCTATCTTTTGCATCGAAGCTCCCGGTTTCAGTCATTTATTTAATGTTTCGTAATCTTCTTTTGGAATTTCGTGGATGTTTCCTTGAAAGCCTAATTTCCAATATTTTGCAGGCCATTTTTTTAAATAAACAAGCTTTTCTTTAAATTCCTCCGCACTTACATACTTATCCTCCGGCAATTTCACTTCGAACTTAATATCAAATCTCCACGGGTGAGTCTCCCCCGGTTTTTCTACAGGAAACATTTTCTTTTCATCGTATTTAGACTTGGATTTAAACTCCGCCACCCCACCAAACTTCCCAATCTTCGTCAGATAAAACACAACTTTGTCTCCCGGTTCGACTTTTTCGGCAAAGTTCTTTCTCCTCGCCTTCATCGCCGCGATATTTTTCGCTTTCATTACCTCAAAATTGTTCGGATCTGTAACTAAAAGCCAATATTTTGTCATGTCTGTCTCAACTTTCTCCAATGATCACTATTCAAAAATTCATAACCCATATCTATCAATCTCCTTCTCTGAAAGCTAATGGAGTCAACCAAACCAGGTATATCTTTAATAAATTGTTCTCTTACATGATCCTCGGGGTTTACCATTAAACCAGGAGGGATATTAATCACATGAATAGCTTTCTTCTTGTTCATGTAGACAGATGTACTTACGGGTTCGGCTGGAGATGTCTGGAATGCCTCAAGTCGAATGTCACCAGTTTCAATAGCCCTAATTAAGAAACTCACACCACTAAAAATAAGCATTTCTTGCTGTGGGTCAACGTCAATAGGAACTTTGCCATCTTGATAATCCTTTAGCCAGCCCAGAACCTTTTTTCCGAGCGCTTCTTGAAACGTTATTTCACCATTCGAGTTTTTATCTTTTTCTCCCATAGATAATTCTTATGCCACCAAGTCTGCGACAGTTTTTTCCCTAATTGTTGCCTCAAGCTGTTCTTTCATTTCCATCCACATGTCGCGTCCACCGCAATTACACTCATGATCGTCGTCGAAACATTCCCCTTTTACCAAGTCACCATCCAAAATCTGCAAAACATCCAAAATCTTTATATTTTCCGGCTTTTTTGCC is a genomic window of Candidatus Curtissbacteria bacterium containing:
- a CDS encoding non-heme iron oxygenase ferredoxin subunit translates to MSKVKVATISEVEKGKVKQVKIGDDLVALYHTASDEWYATSDICTHEECNLSYEGGKLSDYETECDCHGSRFDIRTGKVLLPPAFEDLKTYKVFVENDDVYVET
- a CDS encoding EVE domain-containing protein, which gives rise to MTKYWLLVTDPNNFEVMKAKNIAAMKARRKNFAEKVEPGDKVVFYLTKIGKFGGVAEFKSKSKYDEKKMFPVEKPGETHPWRFDIKFEVKLPEDKYVSAEEFKEKLVYLKKWPAKYWKLGFQGNIHEIPKEDYETLNK
- the sufC gene encoding Fe-S cluster assembly ATPase SufC, coding for MLKVKNLKASIVDKEILKGVDLSVGSGQLHVIMGPNGSGKSTLSQVIAGHPSYVVNGGTISVNGKRVNKLTPDKRAKLGVFLGFQHPVEVPGVSVFSFLRKARQGVILSEAKNLRNGKGKILHSVQDDKGLSKLAEFRQELLEYASSLKFSDDFLRRSLNEGFSGGEKKRNEILQMMALKPKLVILDEIDSGLDIDALRLVAEAIKKFRRENPKSSVVLITHYARILKYLKADFVHVMVDGKIIKSGKQKLAQEIEEDGYQKFQADRHPGVATATIGSKEEILSLRSRMTKKGEQ
- a CDS encoding SufD family Fe-S cluster assembly protein, encoding MKLIKVGENQKKLIALDLSVDKTLDVILAGENAEVEVVGLVLGTGTDERSLDANIVHAAPNTKSNVNVRAVLKNRSTFAFRGMVRIENGAKGSDAYLRSDALLFDDAKMGDDTPALEILEQDVKAGHAATVGKVDEQMIFYLMSRGLSRSQAEKMLIQGFINPIQEKLGKPARSYFGTSDSVRKRAKERSLAGDNGGDLIVKS
- the sufB gene encoding Fe-S cluster assembly protein SufB, coding for MASNVVLPVSDYRYGFSKPENYVFKSKKGLDRGVVEQISGMKNEPQWMREFRLRALDIFTSKRMPNWGANLSTINFDDIYYYIKPMQNQGKTWEDLPKEILDTYKAIGIPEAEKNFLGGVTAQYESESVYHSFQKKWEDMGVIFTDMDTGLREYGDLVKQYFGRSIPPADNKFAALNSAVWSGGSFIYVPPGVSVDIPLQAYFRINAANMGQFERTLIIVDEGAYVHYVEGCTAPVYSTDSLHAAVVEIFVKKGARCRYTTIQNWSNNVYNLVTKRAFVEEEGTMEWVDGNLGSKITMKYPSCYLVGRKARGEVLSLALANSGQHQDAGGKLMFLAPETTGEINSKSVSVGSGRTSYRGLVKVIKNAKGVKCNVRCDALLIAPASRSDTYPTMQVDEDDVTIGHEASVSRVGAEQLFYLMSRGLTEVEATSLIVNGFIEPIVKEIPLEYAVELNRLIQLNMEGSVG